A genomic window from Blastococcus saxobsidens DD2 includes:
- a CDS encoding DUF5994 family protein: protein MATTTVPVSEGFRGGIDVRVSLRADAGSGGSAFDGAWFPRSRDLAVELPELVAALERRGVRVERFTYALEAWAPAPRKLEVLGRTVRAGGFRSMDAQVVCLTWAGGNRRADLLVVPPETDVLTGARALRLCTRRGLPPSPQMVLAAARSTPLPQVPEYPRAG, encoded by the coding sequence ATGGCGACGACCACGGTTCCGGTGTCCGAGGGCTTCCGGGGTGGGATCGACGTCCGGGTGAGTCTGCGGGCCGACGCCGGCTCCGGGGGCTCGGCGTTCGACGGCGCCTGGTTCCCGCGCAGTCGTGACCTCGCCGTGGAGCTGCCCGAGCTCGTCGCCGCCCTGGAGCGCCGGGGGGTGCGGGTGGAGCGGTTCACCTACGCCCTCGAGGCCTGGGCGCCGGCCCCCCGCAAGCTCGAGGTGCTGGGCCGCACCGTGCGTGCGGGCGGCTTCCGCAGCATGGATGCCCAGGTCGTGTGCCTCACCTGGGCCGGAGGGAACCGGCGGGCCGACCTGCTCGTCGTCCCGCCGGAGACCGACGTGCTCACCGGCGCCCGGGCGCTACGCCTGTGCACCCGGCGTGGCCTGCCGCCGTCGCCGCAGATGGTGCTCGCCGCAGCCCGGTCCACCCCGCTGCCGCAGGTGCCGGAGTACCCCCGGGCCGGATAG
- a CDS encoding response regulator produces MTIRVLIVDDEELVRTGLRLILEAEPDLTVVGTAPDGGSGVAAARRFRPDVVLMDIRMPGLDGLAATRRLLGDPDGVPCKVVVLTTFDVDEHVYEALRAGASGFLLKDVPADQLVHAIRVAAAGEALLAPSVTRRLIAAFTRRAPAPTGPPPAGLADLTSREVEVLELLADGLSNAEIGRRLFVGEATVKTHVARVLAKLGVRDRVQAVIVAFRTGLVPVDRDPPG; encoded by the coding sequence GTGACCATCCGCGTGCTGATCGTCGATGACGAGGAACTCGTCCGCACCGGCCTGCGGCTGATCCTCGAGGCCGAGCCCGATCTGACCGTCGTCGGCACCGCCCCGGACGGCGGCTCGGGGGTGGCCGCGGCCCGGCGGTTCCGGCCGGACGTCGTCCTCATGGACATCCGCATGCCTGGACTCGACGGACTGGCCGCCACCCGCCGGCTCCTGGGCGACCCGGACGGCGTCCCGTGCAAGGTCGTCGTCCTGACCACCTTCGACGTCGACGAGCACGTCTACGAGGCGCTGCGCGCCGGGGCCAGCGGCTTTCTGCTCAAGGACGTACCGGCCGACCAGCTCGTGCACGCGATCCGGGTGGCGGCGGCGGGGGAGGCGCTGCTCGCACCGTCGGTGACCCGGCGGCTGATCGCCGCGTTCACCCGCCGTGCGCCGGCCCCGACCGGTCCGCCACCGGCCGGGCTGGCCGACCTGACCTCCCGGGAGGTGGAAGTGCTGGAGCTGCTCGCGGATGGGCTGTCCAACGCCGAGATCGGCCGCCGGCTGTTCGTCGGCGAGGCCACGGTAAAGACGCACGTCGCGCGGGTGCTCGCCAAGCTCGGCGTGCGGGACCGCGTCCAGGCGGTGATCGTCGCGTTCCGGACGGGCCTGGTGCCCGTCGACCGCGATCCCCCGGGGTGA
- a CDS encoding sigma-70 family RNA polymerase sigma factor, producing MDDLARLAADAAEGDPLAAAALVRATQSDVWRLCATLGDRDAADDLTQETYLRAFGSLHRFEARSSVRTWLLTIARRVCADALRTRRRRRLTLVREAADLELLAPESGGDAVAEGAAVTDLLGRLEPDRREAFALTQLLGLSYAEAAEVAGCPVGTIRSRVARARADLVSSLGGVNGSTPGRDVAQS from the coding sequence ATGGACGACCTGGCTCGCCTCGCCGCGGACGCCGCCGAGGGCGATCCGCTGGCCGCGGCGGCCCTCGTGCGGGCCACCCAGTCCGACGTCTGGCGGCTGTGCGCGACCCTCGGCGACCGGGACGCGGCGGATGACCTCACCCAGGAGACCTACCTGCGGGCGTTCGGCTCGCTGCACCGCTTCGAGGCCCGGTCGTCGGTCCGGACCTGGCTGCTCACCATCGCGCGGCGGGTGTGCGCCGATGCGCTGCGGACCCGCCGCAGGCGCCGGTTGACGCTGGTCCGCGAGGCGGCGGATCTGGAACTGCTGGCGCCGGAGAGCGGCGGGGACGCGGTCGCCGAGGGCGCCGCCGTCACCGACCTGCTGGGCCGCCTGGAGCCGGACCGGCGCGAGGCCTTCGCCCTGACCCAGCTGCTCGGGCTCTCCTACGCCGAGGCCGCCGAGGTCGCCGGCTGCCCCGTGGGCACGATCCGGTCCCGCGTCGCACGGGCCCGCGCCGACCTCGTCTCGTCCCTCGGCGGGGTGAACGGGAGCACCCCGGGGCGCGACGTGGCGCAGAGCTGA
- a CDS encoding sensor histidine kinase, which translates to MYWPRSARAADAVVVAVLAVWGQASVWVTDVPAVAADRPVHALLAFVATAPLFVRRYRPLLALLLVFGAGWLHDQLGGTSGLLWFGLCLALYALGAHADRWPAIAGSVVVAVGILTYDVPRLLAGDPLDEVLPAWFILAGLVGLGRWMRHRHRETRQLQARASLTDQEMAEQAARAVSDERARIARELHDLVAHSMGVIVIQSQAGQRAMGDRPDLARSALSSIETAGRQGMAEMRRLLGLLTGGDDGTVAPQPSLQDLGDLVDRVRRAGTPVELTVTGDLAALPAGIDLAAYRIVQEALTNVLKHARPATAQVVIRAVGGVVDVEVCDDGHEDAGEPATGTGHGLVGMRERAALYGGSVQAGRLPDGGYRVRARLAVDGTPA; encoded by the coding sequence ATGTACTGGCCCCGCTCCGCCCGCGCGGCCGACGCCGTCGTGGTGGCGGTGCTGGCCGTGTGGGGACAGGCGTCGGTGTGGGTGACCGACGTCCCCGCCGTCGCCGCCGACCGGCCGGTGCACGCCCTGCTGGCCTTCGTGGCCACGGCGCCGCTGTTCGTCCGCCGCTACCGGCCCCTGCTCGCCCTGCTGCTCGTCTTCGGCGCGGGCTGGCTGCACGACCAGCTGGGGGGCACGTCGGGCCTGCTGTGGTTCGGCCTCTGCCTGGCCCTGTACGCGCTCGGCGCGCACGCCGACCGGTGGCCGGCCATTGCGGGCTCGGTGGTCGTCGCGGTGGGCATCCTCACCTACGACGTGCCGCGGCTGCTCGCCGGTGACCCGCTCGACGAGGTGCTGCCCGCCTGGTTCATCCTCGCCGGACTGGTGGGCCTCGGCCGCTGGATGCGGCACCGCCACCGCGAGACCCGGCAGCTCCAGGCGCGGGCGTCCCTGACCGACCAGGAGATGGCCGAGCAGGCGGCCCGCGCGGTGTCCGACGAGCGCGCCCGCATCGCGCGGGAACTGCACGACCTGGTCGCGCACAGCATGGGGGTGATCGTGATCCAATCCCAGGCCGGCCAGCGCGCGATGGGGGACCGCCCCGACCTGGCCCGCAGCGCGCTGTCGTCGATCGAGACCGCGGGCCGCCAGGGCATGGCCGAGATGCGCCGGCTGCTGGGCCTGCTCACCGGTGGGGACGACGGCACGGTGGCGCCGCAACCGAGCCTCCAGGACCTCGGTGACCTGGTCGACCGGGTGCGGCGAGCGGGCACGCCGGTCGAGCTGACCGTGACCGGTGACCTCGCCGCACTGCCGGCGGGTATCGACCTCGCGGCCTACCGGATCGTGCAGGAGGCACTGACCAACGTGCTCAAGCACGCCAGACCGGCCACCGCGCAGGTGGTCATCCGTGCGGTCGGCGGGGTGGTGGACGTGGAGGTCTGCGACGACGGCCACGAGGATGCCGGGGAACCGGCAACGGGCACTGGGCACGGCCTGGTGGGCATGCGCGAGCGTGCCGCGCTGTACGGCGGCAGCGTGCAGGCGGGCCGCCTGCCGGACGGCGGCTACCGGGTGCGGGCGCGGCTCGCGGTCGACGGGACGCCGGCGTGA
- the typA gene encoding translational GTPase TypA encodes MPTRDDLRNVAIIAHVDHGKTTLVDALLRQAGALGRSKGEGTDNDSTQDRVMDSMDLERERGITILAKNTAIRLADENGNPVVVNIVDTPGHADFGGEVERGLSMVDGVVLLVDASEGPLPQTRFVLRKALAKGMPVILAVNKTDRGDARIAEVVDECYELFMELMEDAGMDADALEFPIVYCNGRTGQASLNRPENGTVPDSADLGPLVKTLLETVPAPTYDAEEPLRAQVTNLDASPFLGRLALLRVHSGEMKRGQQVAWCKVDGTIKNVKITELLVTEGLTRTPAESAGPGDLVAIAGIEDIMIGDTLADPNDPRPLPPLTVDEPSISITIGINTSPISGKSGKKLTARLIKNRLDQELVGNVSVRMLPTDRPDTWEMQGRGELALAILVEQLRREEFELTVGRPTVVTKTIDGTLHEPVERVTIDVPGEYVGTLTQALATRRARLENLVHHDTGWARMEYIVPSRGLIGFRTEFLTETRGTGVLNHNLEGYEPWLGDMRARPTGSLVADRQGVATTYSMFSLQERGSLMVQPGTEVYEGMIVGENSRPDDMDVNITKEKKLTNMRKSTSEELERLIPPRILNLEQALEFCAEDECVEVTPATVRIRKVVLDQTERGKAKNRKPKPV; translated from the coding sequence ATGCCCACTCGCGACGACCTGCGCAACGTGGCGATCATCGCCCACGTCGACCACGGCAAGACCACCCTGGTCGACGCCCTCCTCCGCCAGGCGGGCGCCCTCGGGCGGTCCAAGGGCGAGGGCACGGACAACGACTCCACGCAGGACCGCGTGATGGACTCGATGGACCTCGAGCGCGAGCGCGGCATCACCATCCTCGCGAAGAACACCGCGATCCGCCTGGCCGACGAGAACGGCAACCCCGTCGTCGTCAACATCGTCGACACCCCCGGCCACGCCGACTTCGGTGGGGAGGTCGAGCGCGGCCTGTCGATGGTCGACGGCGTCGTCCTGCTGGTGGACGCCTCCGAGGGGCCCCTCCCGCAGACCCGGTTCGTGCTGCGCAAGGCCCTCGCCAAGGGGATGCCGGTCATCCTCGCGGTGAACAAGACCGACCGCGGCGACGCCCGGATCGCCGAGGTCGTCGACGAGTGCTACGAGCTGTTCATGGAGCTGATGGAGGACGCCGGCATGGACGCCGACGCCCTCGAGTTCCCGATCGTCTACTGCAACGGGCGCACCGGGCAGGCGTCGCTGAACCGTCCCGAGAACGGCACCGTGCCGGACAGCGCGGACCTCGGCCCGCTGGTGAAGACGCTGCTGGAGACCGTTCCGGCGCCGACCTACGACGCCGAGGAGCCGCTGCGCGCGCAGGTCACCAACCTCGACGCCTCACCGTTCCTCGGCCGGCTGGCCCTGCTGCGCGTCCACTCCGGTGAGATGAAGCGCGGCCAGCAGGTGGCCTGGTGCAAGGTCGACGGCACCATCAAGAACGTCAAGATCACCGAGCTGCTCGTCACCGAGGGCCTCACCCGCACCCCGGCCGAGAGCGCCGGCCCGGGCGACCTGGTGGCCATCGCCGGCATCGAGGACATCATGATCGGCGACACCCTCGCCGACCCGAACGACCCGCGCCCGCTGCCGCCGCTGACCGTCGACGAGCCGTCGATCTCGATCACCATCGGCATCAACACCTCACCGATCTCGGGCAAGTCGGGCAAGAAGCTCACCGCCCGGCTGATCAAGAACCGCCTCGACCAGGAGCTGGTCGGCAACGTGTCGGTGCGCATGCTGCCCACCGACCGGCCCGACACCTGGGAGATGCAGGGCCGCGGTGAGCTGGCGCTGGCCATCCTGGTCGAGCAGCTGCGGCGGGAGGAGTTCGAGCTCACCGTCGGCCGCCCGACCGTCGTCACCAAGACCATCGACGGCACGCTGCACGAGCCGGTCGAGCGGGTCACCATCGACGTCCCCGGCGAGTACGTCGGCACCCTGACCCAGGCACTGGCCACCCGGCGCGCACGCCTGGAGAACCTGGTGCACCACGACACCGGCTGGGCGCGGATGGAGTACATCGTCCCGTCCCGCGGGCTCATCGGGTTCCGCACCGAGTTCCTCACCGAGACCCGCGGCACCGGCGTCCTCAACCACAACCTCGAGGGCTACGAGCCGTGGCTGGGCGACATGCGCGCCCGCCCGACCGGCTCGCTGGTCGCCGACCGCCAGGGCGTGGCGACGACGTACTCGATGTTCTCGCTGCAGGAGCGCGGCTCGCTCATGGTCCAGCCGGGCACCGAGGTGTACGAGGGCATGATCGTGGGTGAGAACTCCCGTCCGGACGACATGGACGTGAACATCACCAAGGAGAAGAAGCTCACCAACATGCGCAAGTCCACCTCCGAGGAGCTGGAGCGGCTGATCCCGCCGCGCATCCTGAACCTGGAGCAGGCGCTGGAGTTCTGCGCCGAGGACGAGTGTGTCGAGGTCACCCCGGCCACCGTGCGCATCCGCAAGGTGGTGCTCGACCAGACCGAGCGCGGCAAGGCCAAGAACCGGAAGCCCAAGCCCGTCTGA
- a CDS encoding YcnI family protein codes for MSLPRPLARVAVLLLATCAALVTAVAVAPVASAHVTVSSDDATPGGYGKLTFRVPNESDTASTVALRIQIPEEAAMGSLRAQPVPGWTVTTTTADLAEPIEVHGQEISSYVSLVEYRADEGAGIAPGQFQEFALSGGPFPDVQRLSFPTVQSYSDGNESAWIEPTLAGQAEPQRPAPVLSLTAADGAEPTAAPAGPAADAHGGGHTDAPGALALFLSILALLVALAGVVLGVRANRRTVSS; via the coding sequence GTGTCCCTACCCCGCCCGCTCGCCCGGGTCGCCGTCCTGCTGCTGGCCACGTGCGCGGCCCTGGTGACCGCCGTGGCCGTCGCCCCGGTCGCCTCCGCGCACGTCACCGTCTCCTCCGACGACGCCACCCCCGGGGGCTACGGGAAGCTCACCTTCCGCGTGCCCAACGAGAGCGACACCGCCAGCACCGTCGCGCTGCGGATCCAGATCCCGGAGGAGGCGGCGATGGGCTCGCTGCGTGCCCAGCCGGTGCCGGGCTGGACGGTGACGACGACGACCGCCGACCTCGCCGAGCCGATCGAGGTCCACGGGCAGGAGATCAGCTCCTACGTCTCGCTCGTCGAGTACCGGGCGGACGAGGGCGCCGGTATCGCGCCGGGCCAGTTCCAGGAGTTCGCCCTCTCGGGCGGCCCCTTTCCGGACGTCCAGCGGCTGAGCTTCCCCACGGTGCAGAGTTACAGCGACGGTAACGAGTCCGCGTGGATCGAGCCGACCCTCGCCGGGCAGGCCGAGCCCCAGCGGCCGGCCCCGGTGCTGTCGCTCACCGCCGCGGACGGTGCCGAGCCGACCGCGGCGCCGGCGGGTCCGGCTGCCGACGCCCACGGAGGCGGGCACACCGACGCCCCGGGCGCCCTGGCATTGTTCCTCTCGATCCTTGCCCTGCTGGTGGCGCTCGCCGGTGTCGTCCTCGGCGTACGGGCCAACCGACGTACCGTGTCGTCGTGA
- a CDS encoding YceI family protein codes for MTASTVQIPGYVVGTWDIDASHSTVGFSVRHMMVSKVRGYFREFSGEITTAEDPTQSRVDATINMDSIDTRQEQRDAHIKSADFFDVGNHTVMTFRSTAVKTDGADWTVEGELTLKGITKPVTLGLELNGFGPDAYGGTRAGFSAKTEISRKEFGVDIDMPMDGGGVVVGDKITVELEIEAVLRTA; via the coding sequence ATGACCGCCAGCACCGTCCAGATCCCCGGCTACGTCGTCGGCACCTGGGACATCGACGCCAGCCACTCCACGGTCGGCTTCTCCGTCCGCCACATGATGGTCAGCAAGGTCCGGGGCTACTTCCGCGAGTTCTCCGGCGAGATCACGACCGCCGAGGACCCGACGCAGTCCCGCGTGGACGCGACGATCAACATGGACTCGATCGACACCCGCCAGGAGCAGCGCGACGCGCACATCAAGTCTGCTGACTTCTTCGATGTCGGCAACCACACGGTGATGACCTTCCGGTCCACCGCGGTGAAGACCGACGGCGCCGACTGGACCGTCGAAGGTGAACTCACTCTCAAGGGCATCACCAAGCCGGTCACCCTGGGACTCGAGCTCAACGGCTTCGGACCCGACGCCTACGGCGGCACGCGCGCCGGCTTCAGCGCCAAGACCGAGATCTCCCGCAAGGAGTTCGGCGTGGACATCGACATGCCGATGGACGGCGGCGGCGTCGTCGTCGGCGACAAGATCACCGTCGAGCTCGAGATCGAGGCCGTGCTCCGCACCGCCTAA
- a CDS encoding copper resistance protein CopC → MRRAAVLLVLLVAGWLAVGVGVAGPAAAHATLISTDPGEGARLGEAPEEVTLRFTEGISLGAGYARVLGADQQRVDAATATVEGEVLTIPLRGDLPDGGYLVTYRVISADSHPISGAFSFVVGDGELLTAGAGEEMSGTDPLVALLLPVARWVGYAGLALALGVPVLLATCWPGGWRSALLARMAGGGAVAVALAALATFLLQGPYAAGAGLGAAVDPALLGATVRSGAGWAALARVALALALLVALRSVWRRGGPGSPARLAVPGVLAGGLVLATAAVGHPVAGPWPVLAVLVAAVHVGAMSVWLGGLAALLATALRPGTGPTDPAAVLPAFSRLAFGSVVALVVSGVVQSVREVGSPTALVETTYGQLLAGKILLVVLLLAAAGVSRVWVQQRLGIRRARRGRTVAVHAFATAAGPSGPGPEEVAAAADRDRLQAQSAAEHLPSLRRSVFVEAGLAAVVLAVSAVLVATPPARAALAQPVDVVLPLQGSSGASGSVQVSVDPARPGPNALHVYLFDDAGRLTQPAEIRVTLTERSQEIGPLDVDLEPAGPGHYVGDGMTIPGAGTWTVTVDVRLGEFTALTAATDVPVR, encoded by the coding sequence GTGAGGCGCGCCGCCGTCCTCCTGGTCCTGCTCGTGGCCGGCTGGCTGGCCGTGGGCGTCGGCGTGGCCGGCCCGGCCGCCGCGCACGCCACCCTCATCTCCACCGACCCGGGGGAGGGGGCGCGGCTGGGGGAGGCGCCCGAGGAGGTCACCCTGCGGTTCACCGAGGGGATCTCGCTGGGCGCCGGCTACGCCCGGGTGCTGGGCGCCGACCAGCAGCGGGTCGACGCCGCTACCGCGACGGTCGAGGGTGAGGTCCTCACCATCCCGTTGCGCGGCGACCTGCCCGACGGCGGCTACCTCGTGACGTACCGGGTGATCTCCGCCGACTCCCACCCGATCTCGGGCGCGTTCTCCTTCGTCGTCGGCGACGGCGAGCTGCTGACCGCCGGAGCCGGCGAGGAGATGAGCGGCACCGACCCCCTGGTCGCGCTGCTGCTGCCGGTGGCCCGCTGGGTCGGGTACGCGGGGCTGGCTCTCGCGCTGGGCGTGCCGGTCCTCCTCGCGACGTGCTGGCCGGGCGGGTGGCGGTCGGCACTCCTGGCCCGGATGGCAGGCGGCGGCGCGGTCGCCGTCGCCCTCGCCGCCCTCGCCACCTTCCTCCTCCAGGGGCCCTACGCCGCCGGTGCGGGGCTGGGCGCCGCGGTCGATCCGGCGCTGCTGGGCGCGACCGTGCGCTCGGGCGCCGGCTGGGCCGCGCTCGCCCGGGTCGCCCTGGCGCTCGCGCTGCTGGTGGCGCTCCGCTCGGTGTGGCGGCGGGGTGGTCCGGGATCGCCGGCCCGGCTGGCGGTGCCCGGGGTGCTCGCCGGAGGTCTGGTGCTGGCCACCGCCGCGGTGGGGCACCCGGTCGCCGGGCCGTGGCCGGTGCTGGCCGTCCTGGTCGCGGCCGTGCACGTCGGGGCGATGTCGGTCTGGCTCGGTGGGCTGGCCGCGCTGCTGGCCACCGCGCTGCGGCCGGGAACGGGGCCGACCGACCCGGCCGCCGTGCTGCCGGCGTTCTCCCGGCTGGCGTTCGGCTCGGTGGTCGCCCTCGTCGTGTCGGGCGTCGTGCAGTCGGTGCGCGAGGTCGGGTCCCCGACGGCGCTGGTCGAGACCACCTACGGCCAGCTGCTCGCCGGGAAGATTCTGCTCGTCGTCCTCCTGCTGGCCGCCGCCGGCGTCTCCCGGGTGTGGGTGCAGCAGCGCCTGGGCATCCGCCGCGCCCGCCGTGGCCGAACGGTTGCCGTGCACGCCTTCGCCACCGCGGCCGGCCCATCCGGGCCCGGCCCCGAGGAGGTGGCCGCGGCCGCCGACCGGGACCGGCTCCAGGCCCAGTCCGCCGCCGAGCACCTGCCGTCGTTGCGCCGCTCGGTGTTCGTCGAGGCGGGGCTGGCCGCCGTCGTCCTGGCCGTGTCCGCGGTGCTGGTCGCCACCCCGCCGGCCCGCGCCGCGCTGGCCCAGCCCGTCGACGTCGTCCTGCCCCTGCAGGGCAGTTCCGGGGCCTCGGGCAGCGTGCAGGTCTCGGTGGATCCGGCCCGACCCGGGCCGAACGCCCTGCACGTCTACCTGTTCGACGACGCCGGCCGGCTCACCCAGCCGGCGGAGATCCGGGTGACGCTCACCGAGCGCAGCCAGGAGATCGGCCCGCTCGACGTCGACCTGGAGCCCGCCGGGCCGGGCCACTACGTCGGCGACGGGATGACCATCCCGGGCGCCGGCACCTGGACCGTCACCGTCGACGTCCGGCTCGGCGAGTTCACCGCCCTGACCGCGGCCACCGACGTCCCGGTCCGCTGA
- a CDS encoding MarR family winged helix-turn-helix transcriptional regulator, with the protein MSASLSSESLPTGEPRWLDAEEQKAWRAWLYSAQLLQHRLDRELTHRTGISHAYYEILVALSEAPERMMRMSELADRCLSSRSRLSHAVSRLEERGWVRRQVCTDDGRGQLAVLTDDGFEALEYAAPIHVEGVRRELFDRLSPEQVTAMRDFGETLLRHLDPTRVP; encoded by the coding sequence ATGAGCGCGTCGCTGTCCTCGGAGTCCCTCCCCACGGGTGAGCCCCGCTGGCTCGACGCGGAGGAGCAGAAGGCATGGCGCGCCTGGCTGTACAGCGCGCAGCTGCTGCAGCACCGGCTGGACCGGGAACTCACCCACCGCACCGGGATCTCGCACGCCTACTACGAGATCCTGGTGGCCCTCTCGGAGGCGCCCGAGCGGATGATGCGGATGAGCGAGCTCGCCGACCGGTGCCTGTCCTCCCGCAGCCGCCTCTCCCACGCGGTCTCCCGGCTCGAGGAGCGCGGCTGGGTGCGCCGCCAGGTCTGCACCGACGACGGGCGCGGACAGCTGGCCGTGCTGACCGACGACGGCTTCGAGGCGCTGGAGTACGCCGCCCCCATTCACGTGGAGGGCGTCCGCCGCGAGCTGTTCGACCGGCTCTCTCCTGAGCAGGTGACCGCCATGCGCGACTTCGGGGAGACGCTGCTGCGCCACCTCGACCCCACCCGCGTGCCCTGA
- a CDS encoding sulfite exporter TauE/SafE family protein encodes MKTLILLALAGLGAQLVDGSLGMAYGVTSTTLLLAIGTNPAAASATIHLAEIGTTLASGLSHWKFGNVDWKVVAKVGLPGAVGAFAGAHFLSALSTAAAAPVMSLILVSLGAYILVRFTLRGIDRRNIGKPIRKRFLGPLGLVAGFVDATGGGGWGPVGTPALLASGRMEPRKVIGSIDTSEFLVALAASLGFLLALGSQGIDPLWVAGLLAGGLVAAPIAAWLVRHIPPRLLGSLVGGMIVLTNVRTLLRSEWVDAEDAVSWAIYAVLAAVWVAAVVHSYREYRKDRAVESADAVAEPNVDAPAHAGEEPVGAGRPSAPRD; translated from the coding sequence GTGAAGACCCTCATCCTGCTCGCCCTCGCCGGCCTGGGCGCCCAACTCGTCGACGGCAGCCTCGGCATGGCCTACGGCGTCACCTCGACGACGCTGCTGCTGGCGATCGGCACCAACCCGGCTGCCGCCTCGGCCACGATCCACCTCGCCGAGATCGGCACCACCCTGGCATCGGGGCTGTCGCACTGGAAGTTCGGCAACGTGGACTGGAAGGTCGTCGCCAAGGTGGGCCTCCCGGGCGCAGTGGGTGCGTTCGCCGGCGCACACTTCCTCTCCGCGCTCTCCACGGCGGCCGCGGCGCCGGTCATGTCGCTGATCCTGGTCTCGCTGGGCGCCTACATCCTCGTGCGCTTCACCCTGCGCGGCATCGACCGGCGCAACATCGGCAAGCCGATCCGGAAGCGGTTCCTCGGCCCGCTGGGCCTGGTCGCCGGGTTCGTCGACGCCACCGGTGGCGGTGGCTGGGGCCCGGTCGGCACGCCGGCACTGCTGGCCAGCGGCCGGATGGAGCCCCGCAAGGTCATCGGCTCGATCGACACCTCCGAGTTCCTGGTCGCGCTGGCCGCCAGCCTCGGCTTCCTGCTGGCGCTCGGGTCGCAGGGCATCGACCCGCTGTGGGTCGCCGGGCTCCTCGCCGGTGGGCTGGTCGCGGCCCCGATCGCCGCGTGGCTGGTGCGGCACATCCCGCCGCGGCTGCTCGGCTCCCTCGTCGGCGGCATGATCGTGCTGACCAACGTCCGGACGCTGCTCCGCAGCGAGTGGGTCGACGCCGAAGATGCCGTGAGCTGGGCGATCTACGCGGTCCTCGCCGCCGTGTGGGTCGCGGCCGTCGTCCACTCCTACCGCGAGTACCGCAAGGACCGCGCCGTGGAGTCCGCCGACGCGGTCGCCGAGCCGAACGTCGACGCGCCGGCGCACGCCGGCGAGGAGCCCGTCGGCGCGGGCCGCCCCAGCGCACCCCGCGACTGA
- a CDS encoding zf-HC2 domain-containing protein — protein MSCLTCREALSARLDGEPLGIPARELDAHLAACPGCSAWAGHAERVTRRARLAPAPPVPDLTATVLAALPRELPGARAAARARLADTALRLVLLAVGVAQAALAWPVLVSGAGAMSAPVHMARESGAWNLAVAAAFLAVAAAPWLAAGALPFLGTFVALLLPVTVADLRAGHVHADRAGAHLLLLAGVALVATLAWRGRQRRGLRSVADRPVAA, from the coding sequence ATGTCGTGCCTGACCTGCCGCGAGGCGCTGTCCGCCCGCCTGGACGGCGAGCCGCTCGGGATCCCGGCCCGCGAGCTCGACGCGCACCTCGCCGCCTGCCCCGGCTGTTCCGCGTGGGCCGGCCACGCCGAACGGGTCACCCGCCGGGCGCGGCTGGCGCCTGCGCCGCCCGTGCCGGACCTGACCGCCACGGTGCTGGCCGCGCTGCCCCGGGAGCTGCCCGGGGCGCGGGCGGCCGCTCGGGCCCGGCTGGCGGACACCGCGCTGCGCCTGGTGCTGCTGGCCGTCGGTGTCGCGCAGGCAGCGCTGGCCTGGCCGGTGCTCGTGTCGGGCGCCGGAGCCATGAGCGCACCGGTCCACATGGCACGCGAGAGCGGCGCGTGGAACCTGGCGGTGGCCGCGGCCTTCCTCGCCGTCGCGGCGGCTCCGTGGCTGGCCGCGGGTGCGCTGCCCTTCCTGGGGACCTTCGTCGCCCTGCTGCTGCCGGTGACGGTGGCCGATCTGCGCGCCGGCCACGTGCACGCCGACCGGGCGGGAGCCCACCTGCTGCTCCTGGCGGGGGTGGCCCTGGTCGCGACGCTGGCGTGGCGCGGACGGCAGCGCCGGGGCCTCCGTTCCGTCGCCGACCGGCCGGTCGCCGCGTGA